A single genomic interval of Staphylococcus hyicus harbors:
- the ccpA gene encoding catabolite control protein A has translation MTVTIYDVAREARVSMATVSRVVNGNQNVKPETREKVNEVIKRLNYRPNAVARGLASKKTTTVGVIIPDISNIYYSQLARGLEDIATMYKYHTIISNSDDDPEKEKEIFNNLLSKQVDGIIFLGGTLTSEIKEQISKASIPVVVSGTNGKDDGIASVNIDFEKASQEITEHLIQTGAKKFAFVGGGYSKKAQEDALKGLKTQLSEHGLEVDEHLMYVGNETYKDGLRAFEKLSTYQPDAVLSISDEQAIGIVHGAMDQGIRVPEDLQVISFNNTRLVEMVRPQLSSVIQPLYDIGAVGMRLLTKYMNNEDIEEPNVILPHKLRYRGTTKV, from the coding sequence ATGACGGTAACCATTTATGATGTGGCACGTGAAGCACGTGTATCAATGGCGACAGTTTCTCGTGTTGTGAACGGGAATCAAAATGTTAAACCAGAGACGAGAGAAAAGGTTAATGAAGTAATTAAACGATTAAATTATCGTCCAAATGCAGTAGCTAGAGGTCTTGCAAGTAAAAAAACAACTACTGTAGGTGTGATCATTCCAGATATATCAAATATATATTATTCTCAACTTGCTAGAGGGTTGGAAGATATCGCAACGATGTATAAATATCACACTATCATTTCGAATTCAGATGATGATCCAGAAAAGGAAAAAGAGATTTTCAATAACTTGTTAAGTAAGCAAGTAGATGGCATCATCTTTTTAGGTGGTACACTGACATCTGAAATAAAAGAACAAATCTCGAAAGCTTCCATTCCAGTCGTTGTTTCAGGAACAAACGGTAAAGATGATGGTATTGCTTCTGTAAACATTGATTTTGAAAAAGCGAGTCAAGAAATTACAGAGCATTTAATACAGACTGGTGCGAAAAAGTTTGCATTTGTTGGTGGCGGTTATTCTAAGAAAGCACAAGAAGATGCCTTAAAAGGATTAAAAACACAGCTTTCTGAACATGGTTTAGAAGTAGATGAACATTTGATGTATGTGGGGAATGAAACATACAAAGATGGATTGCGTGCATTTGAAAAATTAAGCACGTATCAACCAGATGCTGTGCTATCAATTAGTGATGAACAAGCGATTGGTATTGTCCATGGTGCAATGGATCAAGGTATTCGTGTGCCTGAAGATTTACAAGTTATCAGTTTTAATAATACGCGTCTTGTTGAGATGGTTAGACCACAATTATCAAGTGTGATTCAACCACTTTATGATATTGGTGCAGTGGGAATGCGTCTCCTTACTAAGTATATGAACAACGAAGATATAGAAGAACCGAATGTGATTTTGCCGCATAAATTAAGATACCGCGGAACGACTAAAGTATAA
- a CDS encoding acetoin utilization protein AcuC has product MGDIQALQTGYVYADTLLQYRFHNKHPFNQMRLKLTTELLLSTGLLQPSQIIKPRIATVDEIATVHKYDYIQAIKRGERNLLNPDEKIKYGLDDEDTHVFPKIHKSTATIVGGGLNLIDAIMDGQYVNGCHLGGGLHHALEGRANGFCVYNDAAIYIHHLIHKYHQRVLYVDTDAHHGDGVQWCFYTSDDVMNYSIHETGKFLFPGSGHYTERGDDQGFGYTVNIPLEPYTEHESFMTVFKDTLESVAATFKPDFIVSVNGSDIHYLDPLTHMHCDLNTLYEIPYFVNDIAKKYANGKIMMLGGGGYNIWRVVPRAWSHVYLSLIDHPKLEGRLPEAWLNKWKHYSPVPIPEYWEEDFPEYEAIPRVSEITQKNQSVASKINNWF; this is encoded by the coding sequence ATGGGAGATATTCAAGCACTTCAAACGGGCTATGTTTATGCCGATACACTTTTGCAATATCGGTTTCATAATAAGCACCCTTTTAATCAAATGCGCCTAAAACTAACGACGGAATTATTACTTTCCACTGGTTTATTACAACCATCACAAATAATCAAACCTAGAATCGCAACCGTAGATGAAATTGCAACGGTGCATAAATATGATTATATACAAGCAATTAAACGGGGTGAGCGCAATTTATTAAATCCTGACGAAAAAATAAAATACGGTTTGGATGATGAAGATACGCATGTGTTTCCAAAAATCCATAAAAGTACCGCAACAATTGTTGGTGGTGGCTTAAATTTAATCGATGCGATTATGGACGGACAATATGTCAATGGGTGTCATTTAGGGGGTGGTTTACACCATGCATTAGAAGGTCGTGCCAATGGTTTTTGTGTGTATAATGATGCAGCCATTTATATCCATCATCTTATTCATAAATATCATCAGCGCGTATTATATGTAGATACCGATGCCCATCATGGTGATGGTGTACAATGGTGTTTTTACACTTCTGATGATGTCATGAATTATTCCATTCATGAAACGGGTAAATTTTTATTCCCAGGCTCAGGACATTATACTGAACGTGGTGATGATCAAGGTTTCGGTTACACCGTAAATATTCCCCTCGAACCTTATACGGAGCACGAAAGTTTTATGACAGTTTTTAAAGATACTTTAGAATCTGTAGCTGCTACATTTAAACCAGATTTTATAGTCAGTGTCAATGGCTCTGATATACATTATTTAGATCCACTGACGCATATGCATTGTGACTTAAATACGTTATACGAAATCCCATATTTCGTAAATGATATTGCTAAGAAATATGCGAATGGAAAAATCATGATGTTAGGTGGCGGTGGGTATAATATTTGGCGCGTTGTCCCTCGAGCTTGGAGCCATGTATATTTAAGCTTAATTGATCACCCTAAATTAGAGGGACGCTTGCCAGAAGCATGGTTAAATAAATGGAAACATTATAGCCCAGTACCTATTCCAGAGTATTGGGAAGAAGACTTTCCTGAATATGAAGCTATACCGAGAGTAAGTGAAATTACTCAAAAAAATCAAAGTGTGGCCTCTAAAATAAACAATTGGTTTTAA
- the acsA gene encoding acetate--CoA ligase has translation MKVEVYKGEQGNFNLKDYENTYKNFKWEEVEKAFSWYETGKINMAYECIDRHVDEGKGHKIALNYKDDLRTEQYTFKDLQKKSNQAANVLKNKANVQKGDRVFIFMPRTPELYFAFLGVLKIGAIVGPLFEAFMEKAVKDRLENSDAKVIITTNSLLSRIPKDELPNLETIIIVDDEVDAQYVDFNKALNDESDIFDIEWLEKEDGLILHYTSGSTGQPKGVLHVQNAMLVHYISGRYVLDLQEDDVYWCTADPGWVTGTSYGIFAPWLNGATNCIAGGRFSPESWYSMLEKFKVTIWYTAPTALRMLMSAGDDLVEKYDLSSVRTILSVGEPLNPEVIKWAKKVYGKRVLDTWWMTETGGHMIVNYPCMDIKLGSMGKPLPGIEAAIIDNEGRELPANRMGNLAIKKGWPSMMYKIWKNPEKYQSYFIGDWYVSGDSAYQDEDGYFWFQGRVDDVIMTAGERVGPFEVESKLVEHEAVAEAGVIGKPDPVRGEIIKAFVALRQGYEPSDELKEDIRKFVKEGLAAHAAPREIEFKDKLPKTRSGKIMRRVLKAWELDLPTGDLSTMED, from the coding sequence ATGAAAGTCGAAGTTTATAAAGGGGAACAAGGAAACTTCAATTTAAAGGATTATGAGAATACGTATAAAAACTTTAAATGGGAAGAAGTTGAAAAAGCATTTTCCTGGTATGAAACAGGAAAAATAAACATGGCTTATGAGTGTATTGATCGTCATGTTGATGAAGGTAAAGGACATAAAATAGCCTTGAATTATAAAGATGATTTACGTACCGAACAATATACGTTTAAAGACTTGCAAAAAAAATCGAACCAAGCGGCGAATGTCTTGAAAAATAAGGCGAATGTACAAAAAGGTGACCGTGTGTTTATATTTATGCCGCGTACGCCAGAGCTCTATTTTGCATTTTTAGGTGTTTTAAAAATCGGTGCGATAGTGGGACCATTATTTGAAGCGTTTATGGAAAAGGCCGTGAAAGATCGTTTAGAAAATAGTGATGCAAAAGTAATTATTACAACGAACAGTTTACTGTCTCGTATTCCTAAAGATGAACTGCCGAATTTAGAAACAATCATTATCGTAGACGATGAGGTCGATGCGCAATATGTTGATTTTAATAAAGCACTAAATGATGAAAGTGACATTTTTGACATTGAATGGTTGGAAAAAGAAGATGGATTGATTTTACATTATACATCTGGCTCTACTGGTCAACCTAAAGGGGTATTACATGTACAAAATGCGATGTTAGTGCATTACATATCAGGGCGTTATGTACTAGATTTACAAGAAGATGATGTCTATTGGTGTACAGCTGATCCAGGTTGGGTTACAGGGACATCTTATGGCATATTTGCACCGTGGCTTAATGGTGCCACTAACTGTATTGCTGGTGGTCGATTTTCTCCAGAATCGTGGTACAGTATGTTAGAAAAATTCAAAGTTACAATTTGGTATACTGCTCCGACTGCATTACGAATGTTGATGAGTGCAGGAGATGATTTGGTAGAAAAATATGACTTATCTTCTGTTCGTACAATTTTATCTGTTGGCGAACCTCTTAATCCAGAGGTCATCAAATGGGCGAAAAAAGTCTATGGAAAACGTGTGCTTGATACGTGGTGGATGACTGAAACAGGGGGACATATGATTGTTAATTATCCTTGTATGGATATCAAACTAGGATCAATGGGTAAACCACTTCCGGGTATTGAGGCTGCCATTATTGATAATGAAGGTCGCGAATTACCAGCGAACCGTATGGGTAATCTTGCAATTAAAAAAGGCTGGCCATCGATGATGTATAAAATTTGGAAAAATCCCGAAAAATATCAATCTTATTTTATTGGAGATTGGTATGTATCTGGGGACTCTGCGTACCAAGATGAAGATGGGTATTTCTGGTTCCAAGGGCGTGTTGACGATGTTATCATGACGGCTGGGGAACGTGTAGGGCCGTTTGAAGTTGAATCAAAATTAGTAGAACATGAAGCTGTTGCAGAAGCAGGTGTGATAGGGAAACCTGATCCTGTGCGGGGTGAAATTATTAAAGCTTTTGTAGCCTTAAGACAAGGCTATGAACCTTCAGATGAATTAAAAGAAGATATACGTAAATTTGTTAAAGAAGGACTTGCAGCACATGCCGCACCAAGAGAAATTGAATTTAAAGACAAATTACCGAAAACGCGTTCGGGTAAAATAATGAGACGTGTGCTTAAAGCGTGGGAATTA